From a single Nostoc edaphicum CCNP1411 genomic region:
- a CDS encoding glycosyltransferase family protein produces the protein MKRIMFYCQHILGMGHLVRSREIVRGLTQDFQICFINGGEIIQGFEIPAGVEVINLPAIKTDAEFTELQVVDDALNLAEVKEIRKNRLLEIFDQFQPDILIVELFPFGRRRFSFELIPLLERAKSNGSSTKVVSSLRDIVVAKPEKKAKHEEKVCKLINKYFDTLLVHGDPELVPLEETFSRVHDLKCQVYYTGYVVQEPPTNPALTDEDREIIKSEKPLILVSVGGGRFGHELLECVVNTAPFLEKSLPHNIQVFTGPFIPDSKFKELQAMAKFSKNIHIRRYTPYLLNYMKKADLSINMSGYNTTMNVLTTGVRAMILPFTGNQDREQTIRAEKLSNLGIVKFINPNDLKPDYLAINIIHYLKEQPNKISFDSNGVEKTATVLKALAFKQKVA, from the coding sequence ATGAAACGTATTATGTTCTATTGCCAACATATTTTAGGTATGGGGCATCTAGTTCGCAGCCGAGAAATTGTGCGCGGTTTAACCCAAGACTTCCAAATTTGTTTTATTAATGGCGGTGAAATAATTCAAGGATTTGAAATTCCTGCTGGTGTCGAAGTCATCAACTTACCTGCAATTAAAACTGACGCAGAATTTACAGAACTGCAAGTAGTAGATGATGCCTTGAATCTCGCGGAAGTGAAGGAAATCAGAAAAAATCGACTTCTAGAAATATTTGACCAATTCCAGCCTGATATTTTAATAGTTGAGTTATTTCCCTTTGGGAGAAGACGCTTTTCTTTTGAATTAATTCCCTTATTAGAAAGAGCAAAATCAAATGGAAGCTCAACGAAAGTCGTTTCTAGTTTGCGAGATATTGTAGTTGCTAAACCAGAGAAAAAAGCAAAACACGAAGAGAAAGTATGTAAATTAATCAACAAATATTTTGATACGTTGCTGGTTCACGGTGACCCAGAATTAGTACCACTAGAAGAAACTTTTTCTAGAGTCCATGACCTCAAATGTCAAGTATATTACACTGGATATGTTGTACAAGAACCACCGACAAATCCTGCGCTTACTGATGAAGATCGAGAAATTATTAAATCAGAAAAACCCCTGATTTTAGTTAGCGTAGGCGGTGGGAGATTTGGTCATGAATTGCTTGAATGTGTAGTGAACACAGCCCCTTTCTTAGAGAAATCATTACCGCACAATATTCAGGTTTTTACCGGGCCATTTATCCCCGATTCCAAATTTAAGGAACTGCAAGCAATGGCAAAATTTAGTAAGAATATCCACATTCGACGCTATACTCCTTACTTGCTAAATTACATGAAAAAAGCAGACCTCTCGATAAATATGTCTGGCTATAACACCACAATGAATGTTCTAACTACAGGTGTACGAGCTATGATTCTTCCCTTTACAGGCAACCAGGATCGAGAACAAACTATTAGAGCCGAAAAGTTAAGCAATTTAGGAATCGTCAAGTTTATCAATCCTAATGATTTGAAACCAGATTACTTAGCTATTAATATTATTCATTACCTGAAAGAGCAACCTAATAAAATTAGCTTTGATTCTAATGGAGTTGAAAAAACTGCAACTGTCTTAAAAGCTCTAGCATTTAAGCAAAAAGTTGCATGA
- a CDS encoding glycosyltransferase → MVKTKICITTLEYPPDIGGVGESVHRIAKMLNDSGYEVHIAVFRSKQRLVSDGSRRRASCTSMLQDGVFVHRIKSAVRTQTTEIQDFFSDVYFQLKCLHQKHNFDLFHAFFLNEAGYVTTLLARENDVPVINSVRGSDLHKHIFNPKNHAQIAWILENSDWVTFVSRDLLKRASVITPSVKLKSSAFWNSIAPIDFEQFPTPSLVKELPGIVIGSSGRFRDKKGIEFLLDTCAELGQELDLTLLLIGDFVDKEQEYWQQQIQPSEIGHRLRITGITSRQEALAYLPHLDIFAIPSLNEGCPNALLEAMLASRAIIGTRVDAIAEIIEDGVDGLLINPGSTEELIAAIRYLATQPELRQKLGAKAKTKVTQQLAPSVEYQNWMNVYERVLRISDAALLGEISFV, encoded by the coding sequence ATGGTTAAAACAAAAATTTGTATTACTACACTCGAATATCCACCTGATATTGGCGGAGTTGGTGAATCAGTGCATCGGATTGCAAAGATGCTAAATGATAGCGGCTATGAAGTTCATATTGCCGTTTTTCGCTCTAAACAACGGCTAGTTTCTGATGGAAGTCGCAGACGAGCAAGTTGCACATCAATGCTTCAAGATGGTGTATTTGTACATCGCATTAAGTCAGCCGTTCGGACTCAAACAACAGAAATCCAAGATTTTTTTAGCGATGTTTACTTTCAACTCAAATGTCTGCATCAAAAGCATAACTTTGACTTGTTTCACGCCTTCTTTCTAAATGAAGCAGGTTATGTAACGACGCTTTTAGCCAGAGAAAATGATGTTCCGGTAATCAATAGTGTTCGTGGTAGCGACTTGCATAAACATATTTTTAATCCTAAGAATCATGCTCAGATAGCATGGATTTTAGAGAATTCTGATTGGGTGACATTTGTCAGCCGCGACTTGCTCAAAAGAGCTAGTGTTATTACTCCCAGTGTGAAGTTAAAATCATCAGCTTTCTGGAATTCCATCGCACCTATCGATTTTGAGCAATTCCCCACCCCATCTTTAGTTAAGGAATTACCAGGTATTGTTATCGGTTCATCGGGGAGATTCCGAGATAAAAAGGGGATTGAATTTCTCCTTGATACCTGTGCCGAGTTGGGTCAAGAGTTAGATTTAACACTCTTATTAATAGGTGATTTTGTTGATAAAGAACAAGAATATTGGCAGCAACAAATCCAGCCAAGTGAAATTGGTCATCGCCTCCGCATCACTGGAATTACCAGTCGCCAAGAGGCTTTGGCTTATTTACCACATTTAGATATTTTTGCGATTCCCTCGCTGAATGAGGGTTGTCCCAATGCCCTGTTGGAAGCGATGCTAGCGAGTCGAGCAATAATTGGCACTCGTGTAGATGCGATCGCAGAAATCATAGAAGATGGTGTAGACGGTTTGCTTATCAACCCCGGCAGTACCGAAGAATTAATTGCTGCAATCCGATATCTGGCAACTCAACCAGAACTACGGCAAAAGTTGGGTGCAAAAGCTAAGACAAAAGTAACTCAACAGCTTGCCCCATCAGTAGAATATCAAAACTGGATGAATGTTTACGAACGAGTCTTAAGAATCTCTGATGCAGCTTTGTTAGGCGAAATATCTTTCGTGTAG
- a CDS encoding glycosyltransferase family 2 protein, which translates to MNKPQITIIVSQRERFSYTRESLESIYEHTQLPFSLVYIDGNSPRHIQRYLQEQALEKGFQLIRTEHYLSPNQARNLGLQQVNSEYLVFVDNDVIVSPGWLNSLLECAKDTKATVVCPLTCIGQPLGETVHLAGGEAHIVLEIQETGVKRRVHEKHYFVNRKVAEVQDQLHRTQCEFAEFHCMLVRTEIFGQIGLLDEGFLSTREHIDFCLKVAEARGTFYCEPASVVTYVPGLKFELSELAFFMLRWSNAWEIASLEHFSAKWNLTMNDKYFKKRYKRMGHRRHQGFLKPLLSRLTFGQNPLWLEKIAIALERKLNHYISDRYTQSQQKRIRSIHAEQSPHPPISLYPYLLHQSLKGDK; encoded by the coding sequence ATGAATAAACCACAAATCACTATAATTGTTTCCCAGCGTGAGCGATTCAGTTACACCCGCGAATCACTAGAAAGCATTTACGAACACACTCAACTACCTTTCTCTCTAGTTTATATAGATGGCAATTCACCTCGGCATATCCAGCGCTACCTCCAAGAACAAGCCCTAGAAAAAGGATTCCAATTAATCCGCACAGAACACTACCTTTCACCCAACCAAGCCCGCAACTTGGGTTTACAACAAGTTAATAGCGAGTATTTAGTATTTGTTGACAACGATGTAATTGTCAGTCCAGGCTGGCTCAACTCCTTACTCGAATGCGCCAAAGATACGAAAGCGACTGTAGTCTGTCCGCTAACTTGCATTGGTCAGCCTTTGGGGGAAACAGTACATTTGGCAGGTGGTGAAGCTCATATTGTTCTGGAGATACAGGAGACTGGAGTCAAGCGACGGGTGCATGAAAAACATTACTTTGTAAATCGGAAAGTTGCTGAGGTGCAGGATCAACTTCATCGTACACAATGTGAGTTTGCCGAGTTTCACTGTATGTTAGTTCGCACTGAGATTTTTGGGCAAATAGGGTTGTTAGATGAGGGATTCCTGAGTACGCGAGAACACATTGATTTTTGTCTAAAAGTAGCTGAGGCAAGAGGTACATTTTACTGTGAACCGGCTTCGGTAGTTACTTATGTACCAGGACTAAAGTTTGAATTGTCAGAACTAGCATTCTTTATGTTGCGCTGGAGTAATGCTTGGGAAATTGCCAGTTTAGAACACTTTTCTGCAAAGTGGAATTTGACAATGAATGACAAGTATTTCAAGAAGCGCTATAAGCGGATGGGGCATCGTCGCCATCAGGGATTTTTGAAGCCGTTGCTAAGTCGTCTCACCTTTGGGCAAAATCCCCTGTGGCTGGAGAAAATAGCGATCGCTCTTGAAAGAAAATTAAATCACTACATTAGCGATCGCTATACTCAAAGTCAACAGAAGAGGATAAGAAGTATTCATGCTGAACAATCCCCTCATCCCCCCATCTCCTTGTATCCTTATCTTTTGCATCAATCCCTAAAGGGAGACAAGTAA
- a CDS encoding ABC transporter ATP-binding protein: MAARDPKSLRAALPGIVRILQRFSPQLSKQKALLIVSFVALMAEIFLHLLEPWPLKFIFDYILVAGFQPQSLGIPLLSGLSSFALLTGLTLGLVAIALLRATAAYFSVVGMALAASNVLTEIRSDLYSHLQNLSLSFHHKAKTGDLITRVTSDIERLREVTVMAVLPLIAHSLTLVGMICVMFWLHWELALIAVAVFPLFIFFTTRLTKRIRQVVRSQRQREGAMAATAAESIGAIKVVQALSLQNMLESTFSGHNRQSLKESAKAQKLAAGLERMVELLVGIATALVLWRGVQLVLAKAITPGDLLVFVNYLRIAFKPMRQLAKYTGQIAKATASGERILDVLDTVPEIRDSRGAMDAPPLLGGVRFENVTFAYEPTKRILHNINFEVQPGQRVALVGPSGGGKSTLVSLLLRLYDPLEGRILVDGHDLREYKVQSIRQQISVVLQESVLFAASVKDNIAYGFLGASDQAIEQAARLANAHDFIMALPEGYETILGERGATLSGGQRQRISIARAAIRQAAIVILDEPTTGLDNENEHAVNEALDRLTQKCTTFVVSHNLRAVEQADLILYIENGQILEQGTHKELLRLGGHYSAMYALKSAVNSQEDDVYAVEK; this comes from the coding sequence ATGGCGGCTAGAGATCCTAAAAGTCTAAGGGCTGCGTTACCAGGAATTGTAAGGATTTTGCAGCGGTTTTCGCCCCAGTTGAGCAAACAAAAGGCGCTGCTAATCGTGTCTTTTGTGGCACTGATGGCTGAGATTTTCTTGCACCTGCTGGAACCCTGGCCGCTAAAGTTCATTTTTGACTACATACTTGTAGCTGGCTTTCAGCCTCAGTCTTTGGGTATTCCTCTACTTTCAGGACTTAGCTCGTTTGCCCTATTAACAGGCTTGACGTTAGGGTTAGTTGCGATCGCTTTACTTCGGGCTACTGCTGCTTACTTTAGTGTGGTGGGCATGGCACTGGCTGCTAGTAATGTGTTAACTGAGATTCGTTCTGACCTTTACAGTCATCTCCAAAATCTATCTTTATCATTTCACCACAAAGCCAAAACCGGCGATTTAATTACCCGCGTTACCTCTGATATTGAACGACTGCGGGAGGTGACGGTGATGGCAGTATTACCCCTAATTGCCCATTCCCTCACCTTAGTGGGGATGATTTGTGTCATGTTCTGGCTGCATTGGGAACTAGCGCTGATTGCCGTCGCCGTGTTTCCCTTATTTATTTTCTTCACCACGCGCTTGACAAAACGCATTCGGCAAGTAGTGCGATCGCAACGTCAACGGGAAGGGGCAATGGCGGCAACGGCGGCGGAATCCATCGGAGCAATCAAAGTTGTTCAAGCCCTTTCTCTGCAAAATATGCTGGAGAGTACTTTTTCCGGTCATAATCGCCAAAGCTTAAAAGAAAGTGCCAAGGCGCAAAAACTGGCAGCCGGTTTAGAACGCATGGTGGAACTGCTAGTAGGCATTGCCACTGCTTTAGTTTTATGGCGGGGTGTGCAGCTAGTCTTGGCAAAGGCAATCACACCAGGGGATTTGCTGGTATTTGTCAACTATCTCAGGATTGCTTTTAAGCCGATGCGGCAACTTGCCAAATACACCGGGCAAATTGCTAAAGCTACCGCTTCCGGCGAGCGTATTTTAGATGTACTGGACACCGTACCCGAAATCCGCGATTCGCGGGGAGCAATGGATGCACCGCCTTTGTTGGGAGGTGTGCGTTTTGAAAATGTCACCTTTGCCTACGAACCGACCAAGAGAATTTTACACAACATCAACTTTGAGGTGCAACCTGGTCAACGCGTCGCCTTAGTGGGGCCATCCGGTGGCGGAAAATCCACCTTAGTAAGTTTGCTGTTGCGACTTTATGACCCATTAGAAGGGCGAATATTAGTTGATGGTCATGACCTGCGCGAATACAAGGTGCAATCTATCCGCCAACAAATTAGTGTGGTGTTACAAGAGAGCGTTTTATTTGCTGCAAGTGTCAAAGATAATATTGCTTATGGCTTTTTAGGGGCTTCAGACCAAGCAATTGAACAAGCTGCGCGTCTGGCAAATGCCCACGATTTTATTATGGCGCTACCCGAAGGCTACGAGACTATTTTGGGTGAAAGAGGGGCGACACTTTCGGGAGGACAACGGCAGAGAATTTCTATCGCTCGTGCTGCCATTCGTCAAGCTGCGATTGTAATTTTGGATGAGCCGACCACTGGCTTAGACAACGAAAATGAACACGCTGTTAATGAAGCACTCGATCGCTTGACTCAAAAATGCACTACCTTCGTAGTTTCTCATAATCTTAGAGCCGTTGAACAAGCCGATTTAATTCTCTATATCGAAAACGGACAGATTTTAGAGCAAGGTACGCATAAAGAATTGCTGCGCTTAGGTGGACATTACAGCGCAATGTATGCATTGAAATCAGCGGTAAATTCTCAGGAGGATGATGTGTATGCAGTTGAAAAATGA
- a CDS encoding histidine phosphatase family protein — protein MQLKNDRGLGTGEEAREQGAGSKGEKFPPLPPAPRPSASFQCPMPHAQCPIPITRVILVRHGQSTYNAQKRYQGSCDDAVLTEKGRSDAYQTGIALRGTELDAIYTSPLRRVQETTVEILEGMEIEEKKRIFTSSHLKEIDIPKWQGLTYKYVQEHFAADYRCWNERPHEFQMAEPQPERELRRGGVAVATSVGQCFPVLDLYDRARQFWQEILPRHVGKTILIVSHSGTIRALISTAIAMKCQQYNVLQQSNCGISILNFPTPGEQQGQLEAMNITTHLSEVIPKLKNGKQGLRLLVVPATGTAPHLIHQLAEHLQTVPIDFSLSSDLDSSQQNAEQLLKYHPTAVQLQVLRQDFPAIWQQNLLSKRAVVQSNEIDLSRPTTGLVVASPSIIKNMLTHVLDTSPQCLQLVPDTLSVIYYPLKSPFPVLQAMNITNQSI, from the coding sequence ATGCAGTTGAAAAATGATCGGGGACTGGGAACTGGGGAAGAAGCAAGGGAGCAGGGAGCAGGGAGCAAGGGAGAAAAGTTTCCCCCTCTGCCCCCTGCTCCCCGCCCCTCTGCCTCTTTTCAATGCCCCATGCCCCATGCCCAATGCCCAATCCCCATAACCCGCGTAATTTTAGTGCGTCACGGTCAGAGTACTTACAATGCCCAAAAGCGTTATCAAGGAAGTTGCGATGATGCAGTGTTGACTGAGAAGGGACGCAGCGATGCTTACCAAACTGGTATTGCTCTAAGAGGAACGGAATTAGATGCAATTTATACAAGTCCTCTCCGGCGAGTCCAGGAAACTACAGTTGAGATTCTTGAGGGGATGGAAATAGAAGAGAAAAAGAGAATCTTCACATCTTCCCATCTCAAAGAAATCGATATCCCCAAATGGCAAGGGTTGACATACAAATACGTACAAGAACACTTTGCGGCAGATTATCGCTGCTGGAACGAGCGACCCCATGAGTTTCAGATGGCAGAACCGCAGCCAGAAAGGGAGTTAAGAAGAGGTGGCGTAGCAGTTGCAACATCTGTGGGGCAATGCTTCCCCGTACTAGATTTGTACGATCGCGCCCGTCAATTTTGGCAAGAAATTTTACCGCGCCATGTTGGCAAGACTATTCTAATTGTCAGCCACAGTGGCACAATTCGGGCATTAATTAGTACTGCGATCGCGATGAAATGCCAGCAATACAATGTCCTCCAGCAATCAAACTGCGGTATTAGCATCCTGAATTTTCCTACACCCGGTGAACAGCAAGGGCAACTGGAGGCAATGAATATTACCACCCATCTCAGTGAAGTCATCCCCAAGCTGAAAAACGGCAAACAAGGTCTGCGTCTACTTGTAGTCCCAGCCACAGGTACAGCGCCACATTTAATTCATCAACTAGCTGAACACCTTCAGACAGTACCAATAGATTTTAGTCTCAGCAGTGATTTGGATAGTTCCCAACAAAACGCCGAGCAACTGCTGAAATATCATCCAACAGCCGTGCAACTTCAAGTACTGCGCCAAGATTTTCCCGCCATCTGGCAGCAAAACCTGTTATCTAAACGTGCCGTAGTGCAATCAAATGAAATAGATTTAAGCCGTCCCACAACCGGATTAGTAGTTGCTTCTCCCTCCATCATCAAAAATATGCTGACTCACGTCTTGGACACTTCACCACAGTGTTTGCAATTAGTACCCGACACTCTTAGCGTTATTTACTATCCTCTAAAAAGCCCTTTCCCTGTGTTGCAAGCTATGAATATTACCAATCAGTCAATTTAG
- a CDS encoding NIL domain-containing protein, with product MATDNTLTNKRIRLRIPKDYHQEPVISRLVSDYGLTVNITAAILGANAVGDGWFDLELKGTDAQIESGLTYLHDLELEVWDDTKLTDW from the coding sequence ATGGCTACTGACAATACACTTACCAATAAACGGATTCGACTAAGAATTCCTAAGGATTATCACCAGGAACCTGTTATTTCTCGCCTGGTGTCTGACTATGGACTGACTGTGAATATCACGGCAGCGATTTTGGGAGCCAATGCTGTCGGTGATGGTTGGTTTGACCTTGAATTAAAAGGAACAGATGCACAAATTGAGAGTGGGTTAACCTATCTTCACGATTTGGAATTGGAAGTCTGGGATGATACTAAATTGACTGATTGGTAA
- the cysW gene encoding sulfate ABC transporter permease subunit CysW, with protein sequence MTVDKPSFHSSASDTDTVKPQEQKSWVPTLLIGIAIAYLALVQYIPAINVFFQAFSKGVGPFLSNLTRADFLNAVWLTFLLAAISLPLNTVFGLCAAWAIARHKFPGRAIILSIIDLPFSISPVVAGLMIVLLYGRQGWFGPWLQANDIRIIFAFPGMLLATAFVSMPFVAREVIPVLEEFGKDQEEAARTLGAKDWQIFLRVTLPSIRWGLLYGLILTNARAMGEFGAVSVVSGNIADQTQTLPLFVEDAYKQYETEAAFSAAVLLALLAVVTLVLKEILERKTRIKDVE encoded by the coding sequence ATGACAGTAGATAAGCCAAGTTTTCACTCATCTGCATCTGATACAGATACAGTCAAGCCACAAGAGCAGAAGAGTTGGGTGCCAACACTTTTAATTGGGATAGCGATCGCCTATTTAGCCCTAGTTCAATATATCCCTGCAATCAACGTTTTTTTCCAGGCCTTCAGCAAAGGAGTTGGGCCATTTCTATCCAACCTGACACGAGCAGATTTTCTCAATGCAGTTTGGCTGACATTTTTACTGGCTGCGATTTCCCTGCCTTTAAATACAGTATTTGGGCTATGTGCAGCTTGGGCGATCGCTCGTCATAAATTCCCAGGACGCGCCATAATTTTGAGCATTATTGACCTGCCCTTTTCGATTTCACCCGTAGTCGCAGGATTGATGATTGTACTACTTTATGGACGACAAGGGTGGTTTGGGCCTTGGCTGCAAGCCAATGATATCAGGATTATCTTTGCCTTTCCAGGTATGTTGTTGGCTACAGCGTTTGTGAGTATGCCCTTTGTGGCGCGGGAAGTAATTCCTGTTTTAGAAGAATTTGGTAAGGATCAAGAAGAAGCTGCTAGAACTTTAGGTGCAAAAGATTGGCAAATATTTTTGCGTGTTACCCTGCCTAGTATTCGCTGGGGCTTGCTCTACGGTTTAATTTTGACCAATGCCAGAGCAATGGGTGAATTCGGGGCAGTTTCAGTGGTATCTGGCAACATTGCTGACCAAACCCAGACTTTACCACTATTTGTAGAAGATGCTTACAAACAATATGAAACTGAAGCTGCTTTCTCGGCGGCTGTACTGTTAGCTTTGCTAGCAGTCGTAACCCTAGTGCTGAAAGAGATTCTGGAACGGAAAACCCGCATAAAAGATGTTGAATAG
- the cysT gene encoding sulfate ABC transporter permease subunit CysT, with protein MTTVSPSLEVEPKKPFWKKLARVPWTWRITIGYLTVMLFIPIIAMFLKAGTEPPSRFWAIATSDIALSTYNVTFVTAIFAAFLNGIFGTLIAWVLVRYDFPFKRVIDATVDLPFALPTSVAGLTLATVYSNNGWIGSLLAPLGIQQISFSRTGVAVAMIFISLPFIVRTVQPVLQEMEHEIEEAAWCLGASQWQTFWKVILPPLFPTILTGVALGFSRAVGEYGSTVIISSNTPFQDLIAPVLIFQRLEQYDYSGATVIGIVLLSISLVLLLAINFLQAWARRYDSR; from the coding sequence GTGACGACTGTATCTCCTTCTTTGGAAGTTGAACCCAAAAAACCGTTTTGGAAGAAATTGGCGCGGGTTCCTTGGACTTGGCGAATCACCATTGGATACTTGACGGTGATGTTGTTTATCCCCATAATTGCCATGTTCTTGAAAGCAGGTACAGAACCTCCATCTAGATTTTGGGCGATCGCAACCAGTGATATCGCACTATCTACCTATAATGTCACTTTTGTTACAGCAATATTTGCTGCCTTCCTGAATGGCATTTTTGGAACTCTGATTGCTTGGGTTCTGGTTCGTTACGACTTTCCCTTCAAACGCGTGATCGATGCCACAGTCGATTTACCATTTGCACTACCAACATCGGTAGCAGGGTTAACACTGGCAACAGTTTACAGTAATAACGGCTGGATAGGTTCACTACTAGCACCTTTAGGAATTCAGCAGATATCTTTCAGCCGGACGGGAGTAGCAGTGGCAATGATATTTATCTCACTACCTTTTATTGTGAGAACTGTGCAACCCGTACTTCAGGAAATGGAACATGAAATTGAAGAAGCCGCCTGGTGTTTAGGTGCTTCTCAATGGCAGACCTTTTGGAAAGTGATTTTGCCACCTTTATTTCCGACAATTTTAACTGGTGTTGCCTTGGGTTTCTCTCGTGCCGTTGGGGAGTATGGTTCGACTGTGATTATCTCTTCCAATACGCCATTCCAAGATTTAATCGCACCTGTACTGATTTTCCAACGGTTAGAGCAGTATGACTATTCTGGTGCAACAGTAATTGGCATAGTTTTACTATCAATTTCGTTGGTACTGCTATTGGCAATTAATTTCTTACAAGCATGGGCAAGGCGATATGACAGTAGATAA
- a CDS encoding sulfate ABC transporter substrate-binding protein: MSLWQRQLKRLEAIAEHITYRFRLNSLKGFVSLFLVGTLLSVALAACSGETGNNSSTEAPAASPVAASKPNVEVTLVSFAVTKAAHEAIIPKFVEQWKKDHNQTVTFKQSYAGSGTQTRAVIDGLEADVVHLALAGDTQKIEKAGLIQPGWEKEVPNNGIVSKSVAALVTRSGNPKGIKNWPDLAKDGVRLITANPKTSGVARWNFLALWDSVIKTGGDEAKATEFVTRVYQNVPILPKDAREATDTFAKQGQGDVLINYENEVLLALQNGEKVDYVVPDVNISIDNPIAVVDTNVDKHGNREVAEGFVKFLYTPEAQQEFVRLGFRPANEEVAQSKEATDKFPKVKTLGTVADLGGWEAIDQKFFADGGVFDKIQAQKKR; encoded by the coding sequence ATGAGTTTGTGGCAACGCCAACTGAAAAGATTAGAAGCGATCGCTGAACATATAACCTATAGGTTCAGACTAAATTCGCTCAAAGGCTTTGTATCACTCTTTTTGGTAGGTACTTTATTGAGTGTGGCACTTGCCGCCTGCTCTGGTGAGACTGGGAATAATTCTTCTACAGAAGCCCCCGCTGCTAGTCCTGTGGCTGCAAGTAAGCCAAATGTTGAAGTAACCCTAGTTTCTTTTGCTGTCACCAAAGCGGCTCACGAAGCGATTATTCCTAAGTTTGTAGAACAGTGGAAGAAAGATCATAACCAAACTGTCACCTTCAAACAAAGCTATGCCGGTTCTGGTACTCAAACTCGCGCCGTTATCGATGGCTTGGAAGCAGATGTTGTCCACCTAGCACTAGCTGGAGACACCCAAAAGATTGAGAAGGCTGGATTGATTCAGCCAGGATGGGAGAAAGAAGTTCCCAACAATGGCATTGTCTCCAAATCAGTTGCAGCACTAGTGACTCGTTCAGGCAATCCTAAAGGCATCAAGAACTGGCCAGATTTAGCCAAAGATGGTGTGAGATTGATTACTGCTAATCCCAAAACGTCAGGCGTTGCTAGGTGGAATTTCTTAGCACTATGGGATTCTGTGATTAAAACAGGTGGCGATGAGGCTAAAGCTACTGAATTTGTGACTAGAGTTTACCAAAATGTACCAATCTTGCCTAAAGATGCACGGGAAGCTACTGATACATTCGCCAAGCAAGGACAGGGAGATGTCTTAATCAACTACGAAAACGAAGTTCTTTTGGCACTGCAAAATGGCGAAAAGGTTGATTATGTCGTTCCCGACGTGAATATATCCATTGACAATCCGATCGCTGTGGTAGATACAAACGTTGACAAGCATGGCAACCGTGAAGTCGCTGAAGGTTTTGTCAAATTCCTTTACACTCCAGAAGCACAGCAAGAGTTTGTCAGATTAGGATTCCGTCCCGCTAATGAAGAAGTGGCTCAAAGTAAAGAAGCTACAGATAAATTTCCCAAGGTGAAAACTTTGGGTACCGTTGCAGACTTGGGCGGTTGGGAAGCAATTGATCAGAAGTTCTTTGCTGATGGGGGTGTATTTGACAAGATTCAAGCCCAAAAGAAAAGGTAA
- a CDS encoding sulfite exporter TauE/SafE family protein yields MTTLQLLFLITIFFITSVISVITGSTSLITVPIMLQLSIEPRIALATNMLALTFMSVGGTLPFIGKKAIDHSRLPIMISLTLLGSIIGALFVLVVPSKSMPLIISVLMIVVAVFSITNRNAGIVSRIGKPSKIAEVGGYVATFVLGVYGGFFSGGYVTMLTAAYVSLFQMTFVQAVANTKFINIFSSLIATIIFFTQGIVDYKLGIILSITMFVGGIVGSRVALRLSNIWLRRIFLTTVIVLALKTLLDFVALR; encoded by the coding sequence ATGACCACTCTTCAATTACTCTTCCTCATTACAATTTTCTTTATAACAAGTGTAATAAGTGTCATTACAGGAAGCACTTCTTTAATTACTGTCCCCATAATGTTGCAATTGAGTATTGAACCGCGTATTGCTCTTGCCACTAATATGTTGGCATTAACTTTTATGAGTGTTGGCGGTACATTGCCTTTTATTGGGAAAAAAGCAATTGACCATAGTCGCTTGCCAATAATGATTTCTCTAACACTTTTAGGCTCAATTATCGGTGCATTATTTGTTTTAGTTGTACCTTCAAAATCGATGCCTCTGATTATCTCAGTTTTGATGATTGTGGTTGCCGTGTTTTCAATCACTAATCGGAATGCTGGAATTGTTTCAAGAATAGGGAAACCATCAAAAATAGCAGAAGTTGGTGGATATGTGGCTACTTTTGTGCTTGGTGTTTATGGTGGTTTCTTTAGTGGTGGCTATGTCACCATGCTCACAGCAGCTTATGTCAGTCTATTTCAGATGACATTTGTGCAAGCAGTAGCAAACACAAAGTTTATCAACATCTTTTCTTCGCTGATTGCCACGATTATTTTCTTTACACAGGGAATAGTTGATTACAAACTAGGTATTATTCTGAGTATTACTATGTTCGTTGGTGGAATCGTCGGATCGCGAGTTGCTCTCAGACTCAGCAACATTTGGTTGCGGCGTATATTTCTCACTACAGTAATCGTCCTTGCACTAAAGACGTTACTTGATTTTGTTGCACTGCGTTAA